The following coding sequences lie in one Fundulus heteroclitus isolate FHET01 chromosome 20, MU-UCD_Fhet_4.1, whole genome shotgun sequence genomic window:
- the LOC105938231 gene encoding tripartite motif-containing protein 35, which yields MSMILEQDLRCSICQDTFKNPVVLLCSHHFCRSCLNNWWEGKILLECPLCKSCSPPRDPPDNLAMRMIVEAFQQRTCSLHGEELKLFCVEDKQPLCPVCQHSDEHIGHQVKPISEVTEVQKKELRKTLEPLQEKLKVFKEEKETLDHTAEHVKLQAKHTEGRIRVQFRKLRLFLQKEEETRIAALRSEESKKTRELSLKIDALSKEVDALSRTIRDTEEMLKAEDASLLQSFKTAVQNIRQRTLLDNPKPVSGALIDVAKHLGNLGFNIWNKMKHLVSYTPVVLDPNTANSELILSEDLTSVRCGQKKGVPDNPERFDFFRIVLGSEAFMSGTYSWDVEVGDNTDWFVGVASQGVQRKGKHPSRLWRIGCIDGKYIARSMSDPSTDLSPIRKLKRIRVLLDWNRGKLLFFDLDTDTHIHTFSHTFTEKLFPYFNTVNESPLIILPENLRVKPN from the coding sequence ATGTCGATGATACTGGAGCAGGACCTGCGTTGCTCCATCTGTCAGGACACCTTTAAGAATCCTGTCGTCTTGCTGTGCAGCCACCACTTCTGTAGATCCTGCCTGAATAACTGGTGGGAAGGGAAAATATTGCTGGAGTGTCCACTCTGCAAATCCTGTTCTCCCCCAAGAGACCCTCCTGACAACTTGGCGATGCGGATGATTGTTGAGGCGTTCCAACAAAGAACCTGCAGTCTGCATGGTGAGGAACTCAAACTCTTCTGTGTGGAGGACAAGCAGCCTTTGTGTCCCGTTTGTCAGCATTCAGATGAACACATTGGACACCAGGTGAAACCTATTTCTGAAGTCACTGAGGTCCAGAAGAAAGAGCTCAGAAAGACTCTGGAGCCATTACAGGAGAAGCTGAAGGTCTTCAAAGAGGAGAAAGAAACCTTGGATCACACAGCTGAACATGTTAAGCTCCAGGCCAAACACACTGAGGGACGCATCAGGGTGCAGTTCAGGAAGCTACGTCTGTTTCTCCAAAAGGAAGAAGAAACCAGGATTGCTGCTCTGAGGTCAGAAGAAAGCAAGAAGACTCGTGAGTTAAGCCTAAAGATTGATGCCCTGAGTAAAGAGGTTGATGCTCTTTCACGCACAATCAGAGACACAGAAGAAATGCTAAAAGCTGAAGATGCCTCGTTGCTGCAGAGCTTCAAGACCGCCGTACAAAACATCCGACAGCGCACCCTGCTGGATAACCCAAAGCCTGtctcaggagctctgatagaTGTGGCCAAACACCTGGGCAACCTGGGCTTCAACATCTGGAACAAGATGAAACATCTGGTGTCCTACACTCCTGTGGTTCTTgatccaaacacagcaaacTCTGAGCTCATCCTCTCTGAGGATCTGACGAGTGTGAGATGTGGGCAGAAAAAGGGCGTTCCGGACAACCCGGAGAGGTTTGACTTCTTCCGCATCGTCCTgggctctgaggccttcatgTCAGGAACCTACAGCTGGGATGTTGAGGTTGGAGACAACACAGACTGGTTTGTGGGCGTCGCTTCGCAGGGCGTGCAAAGGAAAGGAAAGCATCCAAGCCGTTTATGGAGAATCGGGTGCATTGATGGTAAATACATTGCCCGCTCCATGTCcgatccatccactgatctatcACCCATCAGAAAGCTGAAGAGGATCAGAgtcctactggactggaacAGAGGGAAGCTGCTGTTCTTCGACCTCGACACcgacacacacattcacaccttcTCACATACATTTACTGAGAAACTGTTCCCATATTTCAACACTGTGAATGAATCCCCTCTCATTATACTGCCGGAGAACCTCCGCGTAAAGCCGAATTAA
- the si:dkey-222f2.1 gene encoding keratin, type II cytoskeletal 8 — MSLSRNKRISSSSSVRSSGGGSRRLSGFGPGQGGFSGVSLSSSSLYAGANGHPSGLGASLTSLSVNKSLLAPLNLEIDPNLSMSRAHEKEQIKSLNNRFASFIDKVRFLEQQNKMLETKLDLLQGQGVSRSNVEPLFEAYMAGLRRQMDLVNNDKIKLDGELRNMQGLVEDFKHKYEEEINKRNNLENDFVILKKDVDSAYLVKADLEDKVGALTDEINFLRSIYEEELRELQASIKETSVVVQMDNSRSLNMEQIVAEVKAQYEEIAARSREEAEAWYKSKFDQMFVQASQYGDELRLVKGEVGEVNRLISRLQSEIEAVKAQRASLENQLAEAEERGELAVKEAKARTRDLEDALQRAKQDMARQLREYQDLMNLKLALDIEIATYRKLLEGEEDRLGQQSILNIHAVSSHTPKYNNGYQGSSSSSSSSSPAPKLLIKTIETRDNSRYSSH, encoded by the exons ATGAGCCTGAGCCGGAATAAGCGCATCAGCTCCAGCAGCTCGGTCCGGAGCAGCGGCGGCGGCTCCAGGAGGCTGAGCGGCTTCGGCCCGGGTCAGGGCGGCTTCAGCGGCGTGtctctgagcagcagctccCTGTACGCCGGGGCCAACGGGCACCCGTCTGGTCTGGGGGCCTCGCTGACGTCTCTGTCGGTCAACAAGAGCCTGTTGGCCCCCCTGAACCTGGAGATCGACCCCAACCTGTCCATGAGCCGAGCCCACGAGAAGGAGCAGATCAAGAGCCTCAACAACCGCTTCGCCAGCTTCATCGACAAG gtCCGCTTCCTGGAGCAGCAGAACAAAATGCTGGAGACCAAGCTGGACTTGCTGCAGGGACAGGGCGTCTCCCGGTCCAACGTGGAACCTTTGTTTGAGGCCTACATGGCGGGTCTGAGGCGTCAGATGGACCTGGTCAACAACGACAAGATCAAACTGGACGGGGAGCTGAGGAACATGCAGGGCCTGGTGGAGGACTTCAAACACAA ATATGAGGAGGAGATAAACAAGAGGAACAACCTGGAGAACGACTTTGTTATCCTGAAGAAG GATGTAGACTCAGCCTACCTGGTCAAAGCAGATCTGGAGGACAAAGTTGGAGCGCTGACCGATGAAATCAACTTCCTCCGCAGCATCTATGAGGAG GAGCTGCGTGAGCTGCAGGCCAGCATCAAAGAGACCTCAGTGGTGGTGCAGATGGACAACAGTCGCAGCCTGAATATGGAGCAGATAGTAGCTGAAGTCAAAGCGCAGTACGAGGAGATCGCCGCCCGCAGCAGGGAGGAGGCAGAGGCCTGGTACAAAAGCAAG TTTGACCAAATGTTCGTGCAAGCCAGCCAGTATGGAGACGAGCTGCGCCTCGTGAAGGGAGAGGTCGGCGAGGTCAACCGACTGATCAGCCGTCTGCAGAGCGAGATAGAGGCTGTGAAAGCACAG CGAGCCAGTCTGGAAAACCAGCTGGCCGAAGCAGAGGAGCGCGGAGAGCTGGCCGTGAAAGAGGCCAAAGCCCGGACCAGAGACCTGGAGGACGCTCTGCAGAGAGCCAAGCAGGACATGGCCAGGCAGCTGAGGGAGTACCAG GACCTGATGAATCTGAAACTGGCTCTGGACATTGAGATCGCCACCTACAGGAAGCTGCTGGAAGGGGAGGAGGACAG ACTTGGACAGCAGTCCATCCTGAACATCCACGCTGTTTCCAGCCACA CTCCAAAATATAACAATGGCTAccaaggcagcagcagcagcagcagcagcagctctccaGCTCCAAAACTGCTCATCAAGACCATTGAGACCAGAGATAACTCCAGATACAGCTCTCACTGA
- the si:zfos-1056e6.1 gene encoding uncharacterized protein si:zfos-1056e6.1, whose translation MTPVGLDQPPRKRALWIALKRLDQPDGVVALREVSFPSTAQVTTIKQIITDTFGLNSPNVVLKVRNHHGHLIPLNSSMPANSKHTPHTLEVTRFFQHVRPKPRTVPVTVINKSLKTRLQAIDRRIQRLNELLPQIKCRHNEKRMQEIECLDQQLRFLYQKMQVADSHSWKGVLSRAPLW comes from the exons atgactccTGTCGGGTTGGACCAACCTCCGCGTAAACGAGCGCTCTGGATCGCCCTGAAGCGCCTTGACCAACCCG ATGGAGTCGTGGCCCTTCGAGAAGTCTCCTTTCcttccacagctcaggtgaccACAATCAAACAG ATCATCACCGACACCTTTGGGCTGAACTCTCCCAACGTTGTATTGAAG GTAAGGAATCACCACGGCCATCTGATCCCTCTGAACAGCTCCATGCCTGCGAACAGCAAACACAC GCCACACACGCTCGAGGTGACCAGGTTCTTTCAACACG TGCGGCCCAAACCCAGAACCGTTCCAGTGACTGTGATCAACAAGAGCCTGAAGACCAGACTGCAGGCCATAGACAGGAGG ATCCAGAGACTGAATGAGCTTCTGCCTCAGATCAAATGTCGTCACAATGAAAAACGGATGCAG GAGATTGAATGTCTCGACCAGCAGCTGAGGTTTCTTTATCAGAAAATGCAG GTGGCAGATTCTCACAGCTGGAAAGGTGTTCTGAGCAGAGCCCCTCTTTGGTAG